The Equus caballus isolate H_3958 breed thoroughbred chromosome 13, TB-T2T, whole genome shotgun sequence genome includes a window with the following:
- the MLXIPL gene encoding carbohydrate-responsive element-binding protein isoform X1 — protein sequence MAGALAGLAAGLQGQRVVPCPDSDSDTDSEGPSIRRSASVLLRSQVIHSGHFMVSSPHSDSLTRRRDQEGPVGLADFGPRSIDPTLTRLFECMSLAYSGKLVSPKWKNFKGLKLLCRDKIRLNNAIWRAWYIQYVERRKSPVCGFVTPLQGPEADEHRKPEAVVLEGNYWKRRIEVVMREYHKWRIYYKKRLRKSSREGDLLAPKQAEGGWQPPERWCEQLFSSVVPVLLGGPEEDPGTRQLLDLDCFLSDISDTLFTMTQPSPKPLQLPPEDAYVGNADMIQPDLTPLQPSLDDFMEISDFFTNYRPPQTPMPSNFPEPPSFSPMADSPFSSGILGSEVPPASSGMTHLSGHNRLQCPVQSSAKAGGCRGGRKGQLSPLLSICPPNQARSSCPGPLDSSAFLSSDFLLPEDPKPKLPAPPPPTPLLEYSTPAKGPGLEPCPPPHFPPMAPPPAVLQEESLFSPRFSFPTVPPAPGVSPLPAPTAFPLAPHSTPSSFPLLPSGYPEPPLGPHFTVPQGLRPRGKPPTPSSRGQKPSPRTLAPATASPTATAGDNNPCLTQLLTAAKPEQALEPPLVSSTLLRPPGSPVRWPALGGGGEPRGFTPTLRPSPPQQETVPEFPCTFFPPTPAPTPPRPPPGPATLAPPRPLIVPKVERLSPPAPSGGERRLSGELSSMPGPGTLSVRISPPQPILSRGRPDNNKTESRRITHISAEQKRRFNIKLGFDTLHGLVSTLSAQPSLKMSKATTLQKTAEYIAMLQQERAAMQEEAQQLRDQIEELNAAINLCQQQLPATGVPITHQRFDQMRDMFDDYVRARTLHNWKFWVFSILIRPLFESFNGMVSTASLQSLRQTSLAWLDQYCSLPALRPTVLNSLRQLSTSTSILTDPGCIPEQATRAVTEGTLGNPL from the exons ATGGCTGGAGCGCTGGCAGGTCTGGCCGCGGGCTTGCAGGGCCAGCGGGTCGTCCCCTGCCCGGACTCGGACTCTGACACAGACTCGGAGGGTCCGAGTATCCGGCGCAGCGCGAGCGTGCTGCTCCGCTCGCAGGTCATCCACAGCGGTCACTTCATGGTGTCGTCGCCGCACAGCGACTCGCTAACCCGGCGGCGCGACCAGGAGGGGCCCGTGGGGCTCGCCGACTTCGGGCCGCGCAGCATCGACCCCACACTCACCCGCCTCTTCGAGTGCATGAGCCTGGCCTACAG CGGCAAGCTGGTCTCCCCCAAGTGGAAGAATTTCAAAGGGCTGAAGCTGCTCTGCCGAGACAAGATCCGCCTCAACAACGCCATCTGGAGGGCCTGGTATATCCAGT ATGTGGAGCGGAGGAAGAGCCCCGTGTGTGGCTTCGTGACCCCACTGCAGGGGCCTGAGGCTGATGAGCACCGGAAACCGGAG GCCGTGGTCCTGGAGGGGAATTACTGGAAGCGGCGCATCGAGGTGGTGATGCGCGAGTACCACAAGTGGCGCATCTACTACAAGAAGCGG CTCCGTAAGTCCAGCAGAGAAGGGGATCTCCTGGCCCCCAAGCAG GCGGAAGGCGGGTGGCAGCCACCGGAGCGATGGTGCGAGCAGCTCTTCTCCAGCGTGGTGCCCGTGCTGCTGGGGGGCCCGGAGGAGGATCCCGGCACGCGGCAGCTTCTGGACCTCGATTGCTTTTTGTCCGACATCTCCGACACACTCTTCACCATGACTCAGCCCAGCCCGAAGCCCCTGCAGCTGCCCCCAGAGGACG CCTACGTCGGCAATGCTGACATGATCCAGCCAGACCTGACACCTCTGCAGCCCAGCCTGGATGACTTCATGGAGATCTCAG ATTTCTTCACCAACTACCGCCCCCCACAGACGCCCATGCCTTCAAACTTCCCAGAGCCCCCCAGCTTCAGCCCCATGGCCGACTCCCCCTTCAGCAGTGGGATCCTGGGTTCAGAAGTGCCCCCTGCCTCCTCAGGCATGACCCACCTCTCAGGGCATAACCGCCTGCAG tGCCCAGTCCAGAGCTCAGCCAAAGCAGGAGGCTGCCGGGGTGGCCGCAAAGGCCAGCTTTCTCCCCTGCTCTCTATCTGTCCTCCCAACCAGGCTCGGAGCAGCTGCCCTGGCCCCCTGGACTCCAGTGCCTTCCTGAGCTCTGATTTCCTCCTTCCTGAAGACCCCAAGCCCaagctcccagcccctcccccacccacacccctccTCGAATACTCTACCCCTGCCAAAGGGCCTGGCCTGGagccctgtcccccaccccacttcccTCCCATGGCTCCGCCCCCTGCTGTGCTTCAGGAAgagtctctcttctctcccagatTCTCCTTCCCTACTGTCCCTCCTGCCCCGGGAGTGTCCCCACTGCCTGCTCCCACTGCCTTCCCACTTGCCCCACAttccaccccctcctcctttccccttctcccctctgggTATCCGGAGCCCCCACTGGGGCCTCACTTCACAGTGCCCCAAGGCCTGCGGCCCAGAGGCaagccccccaccccatcctctaGGGGGCAGAAGCCCAGCCCCCGCACCTTGGCCCCTGCCACTGCCAGCcccactgccactgctggggACAACAACCCCTGCCTCACACAGCTACTCACAGCAG CCAAGCCTGAGCAAGCCCTGGAGCCACCACTTGTGTCCAGCACACTCCTTCGGCCCCCAGGGTCCCCGGTAAGATGGCCGGCACTGGGAGGTGGGGGCGAGCCCCGGGGCTTCACCCCAACTCTCCGCCCTTCTCCACCCCAGCAGGAGACGGTCCCTGAGTTCCCCTGCACCTTCTTTCCCCCGACCCCGGCCCCTACACCGCCCCGGCCACCTCCTggcccagccacactggcccctcccaggcccctgATTGTCCCCAAAGTGGAGCGGCTCTCGCCTCCAGCACCCAGCG GAGGTGAGCGGCGGCTGTCTGGGGAGCTCAGCTCCATGCCAGGCCCGGGAACTCTGAGCGTCCGCATCTCTCCCCCTCAACCCATCCTAAGCCGGGGCCGTCCAGACAACAACAAG ACTGAGAGCCGGCGCATCACACACATCTCTGCGGAGCAGAAGCGGCGCTTCAATATCAAGCTGGGATTTGACACCCTGCACGGGCTGGTGAGCACGCTCAGTGCCCAGCCCAGCCTCAAG ATGAGCAAAGCCACCACACTGCAGAAGACGGCCGAGTATATCGCCATGCTGCAGCAGGAGCGGGCAGCCATGCAGGAGGAGGCCCAGCAGCTGCGGGACCAGATCGAGGAGCTCAACGCTGCCATTAA CCTGTGCCAGCAGCAGCTGCCTGCCACCGGGGTGCCCATCACACACCAGCGTTTCGACCAGATGCGAGACATGTTTGATGACTATGTCCGGGCCCGCACACTGCACAACTGGAAGTTCTGGGTG TTCAGCATCCTCATCCGGCCTCTGTTCGAGTCTTTCAACGGGATGGTGTCCACGGCAAGCTTGCAGAGCCTCCGCCAGACTTCGCTGGCCTGGCTGGACCAGTACTGCTCTCTGCCTGCTCTCCGACCAA ctGTCCTGAACTCCCTACGCCAGCTGAGCACATCCACCAGTATCCTGACGGACCCGGGCTGTATACCCGAGCAAGCCACACGGGCGGTCACAGAGGGCACCCTTGGCAACCCTTTATAG